Genomic window (Ignavibacteriota bacterium):
ATTGGCCATGCCAATCCTGAAGACAATGAATTTACTTTATGGTTGTATGGTAAATTAAAAAACGAAGGATATAGTGTCGAGTGTGACCTCACTTGGCTAAAAGGTGGCGAAGCTGATTACTGGCAAGTTTTGCAGGACGTACTCGAAAATAAGACATGTAAGTACCTACTAGTTCTCTCCAAGGATACATTTACAAAACAAGGGGTAATAGACGAATGGGAACAAACCAAAGTAATCGGAAGACGGTTAAAATTATCAGATTTTGTAATGGTGCTTAAAATAGACGATGTGAATTTTGATGTAAGAATAGGTGTAAATGTTAAAAATCATTTTAGATTTGATGAATCGTGGGCAAAGGCTCTGAAAAAACTATTATTCAAGCTTCATAATGATAATGTCCCGCGGAATGAAAAAAGACCGCTCTCAGTTGATGATTGGATAAAAAACAGATATTCAACCGACTCGTATATTTATAAAAGGTACGAGGTTCTGTATTCGAACTGGCTCGCAATTATAAATACGCCAAAGCGGTATTATGTGTATGAATATTCGAATGCCAATCAGGTTGAAGCAGTGCTCGACGAAATACATGAGTATCCTGCAGTAAAGCATGATAAATATCTAATAACGTTCTTAAGCGACGTGCCTTCATTCAGCCGGGAGCATGGTTTTGATATCCCGTATTCAAAGCGAACCATAGTTGATAGCGTGTCAATATTCAACAATATTGACTACACAGACTTTCCAGTGCTCGCTGATCGAAAGAGATTTTTTGTGCGTCTGTTAAATGTTGCTTTCGAAATGTTTGTTGAATCCTTAGGTCTTGCTTCTGTAATAATGTCAGGAAATAAGAAATGTTACCTGTACCTGGACAACCAGCTTGTAGGCAACAAGGTACACTTTGAATACGAAGGGAAGCAGACATGGAAACAGCTTGTGGGAACATTTTATAAGGCGAAATGGCATTATGGAATGAGTTGTAAAGCCATGTTATACCCTCAACTTTGTTATGTTATGAACGCACACCTGTTGTTCTCGGACGAAGGCAAGAAGATTTGGAATGACTCAAAAAAACTTCATCGTGCGAGACGATCTAAGGGGAAAGCATTCTTCAACGCAGACTGGCGGATGTTGATGC
Coding sequences:
- a CDS encoding toll/interleukin-1 receptor domain-containing protein, translated to MKPTAKIRDTIFIGHANPEDNEFTLWLYGKLKNEGYSVECDLTWLKGGEADYWQVLQDVLENKTCKYLLVLSKDTFTKQGVIDEWEQTKVIGRRLKLSDFVMVLKIDDVNFDVRIGVNVKNHFRFDESWAKALKKLLFKLHNDNVPRNEKRPLSVDDWIKNRYSTDSYIYKRYEVLYSNWLAIINTPKRYYVYEYSNANQVEAVLDEIHEYPAVKHDKYLITFLSDVPSFSREHGFDIPYSKRTIVDSVSIFNNIDYTDFPVLADRKRFFVRLLNVAFEMFVESLGLASVIMSGNKKCYLYLDNQLVGNKVHFEYEGKQTWKQLVGTFYKAKWHYGMSCKAMLYPQLCYVMNAHLLFSDEGKKIWNDSKKLHRARRSKGKAFFNADWRMLMLAFLNSLADEGNEIHIPLTPKYTLKLSSCTMMFESTWGFDDPKQYARLVPLDYYDNSADEAGKEENDECEDE